From the genome of Oceanococcus atlanticus:
TCAACCGCTGGAGGCTCAGTCAGGTTTCGGCCACGATTCAGAATCACCGCCACACGCAGCAGCACCGCCAGGCGCTGCGCTGCTTTGCGCCAGCCCTTGGGTAAAGATTTGAACCCATCATCCGACCACTTACCACGGTGCCCGCGCACAATAGCCGCAAGAATCTGCTGATCCGTGCGCGAGAATCCATGCAGGTCGACCTGCGCGAGCACGTAGGCGCTGTGTTTGTGATAGCCCGCATAGGAGATCGCCATACCCACCTCATGCAGCTGCGCCGCCCAGCACAGAAAATGGCGATATTCGTCGTCATCCAAGCCCCAGCTGGGGGCAACCTGATCGAACAGGGCGGCAGCAAACTGCTCCACCCGCTGAGCCTGCGCCACATCCAGCTTGAACCGGCCTGCCAGGGCAGTGGTTGAGCGATCACGGACGTCCTGGTCAGACAAGCGCCCGAGCAAGTCGTAAATCACCCCCTCGCGCAGCGCCCGGTCGGACACCTCCATACTGTCAATTTCGAGGGAATCAAACACCCCGGCCAGCACGCTGAGACTGCCGGCAAACACCGGCTTTCTGTCTTCCCGTAAACCGGGCAAATCCAGGGCCGCAATCGAGCCGCAGTCACTGACCGCCTGCTCAATCGCTTCGATACTGCCGCGCGTGACATGGTGCTCACCCAAACCCATGGCCGCCCCCACGCGCCATATCGAACGAATTGAACCGGATGCCCCCAGGGCCACATCCCAGCCAGCTTCGCGGTAGTCGCGAACCAGATACTTCAACGCCGCGCTGGCCTGCAGGCGGGCACGCCGCAAACTTTTGCGCGACAAATCGCCCGTGGCGAAAAATTGCTGTGTCCACGACACGCAGCCCATGTGCACGCTGCGCATCAGCATCGGCCCATCGTCGGCACCAATGATCAGTTCGGTACTGCCGCCACCGATATCCACCACCAGCCGACGACTGCCATTGGCCGGCAGGCCATGCGTCACCCCCCCGTAGATCAGGCGCGCTTCTTCAACCCCGGCAATGACTTCGACCCGATGGCCGAGGCAGGCTTCGGCCTGAGCGATGAAATGCCGCGCCCGACGCAATCGCCTGAGGGTGTTGGTGCCAACAATCCGCACCCGGTGCGCAGGAATGTCCTTGAGCCTCTGCCCGAAACGCTCCAGGCAATCCAGTGCCCTGGCTTCAGCATCCGCGCTCAAGGTCTTGTCTGCCGTGAGGCCCTCGGCCAAACGCACCGGTTCACGCAAGCGATCGATGACCTGCAGTCCCGATTCGCCAGCCCGAGCAACCAGCATGTGGAAACTGTTTGACCCCAGATCCACCGCGGCCACGATCGTTGGTTCCGCGCTCGTTCCGGCGGGTTGTTTCATCGCGTATGCACCTGTTTGGGGCTGCAAACCTTGCCCCGAATCGATTGATAGCCAGTCGGCCCAGACTATAACGGATCACCGTCAAGCTTCCGCCTCCCGGGTACGCCTGTATCCACGTGACCAAGGCGCGGAATTGACTCGCACTGGCAAATTCGGAAGCATATGCAGGTTTACTGCGACACTCCTCCGGAGAGATTATAATGAAATCATGGGCTTACGCTGGCGGGCTGGGGCTGCTGCTCAGCGCGTTGAGCGCACAGGCCGCAGGTGATGTCGAGGCCGGCAAGGTCAAGGCAGACACCTGCATGGGGTGCCACGGCATCGTGGGTTACACCAACGCCTACCCGACGTATCGGGTTCCGCGCCTGGGCGGCCAACACGCGGCCTACCTGGAAGCGGCACTGAAAGCCTACCGCAGCGGTGATCGCAAGCATCCGACCATGCACGCGCAAGCGGCAACGATGAGCGATCAAGACATTGCCGATCTGGCCGCTTGGTTGAGCCAAGCCGGCAACGCGGAGGAAAAATAATGCGCAAGTTGATTGCGATTGCAGCTCTTGGCTTGAGCACCAGCTTTGCCCATGCGGCCGGCGATCCGGTTGCCGGCGAAAAGAAAGCTGCGCCCTGCGCAGCCTGCCATGGGGCCAATGGCATGAGCCCGAGCCCGGCGTTTCCGAACATCGCGGGCCAGCACGCCAGCTATCTGATCGTTGCGCTTGAGCAGTATCAGAGCGGCGACCGGAACAACCCGATCATGGCCGGCCAGGCCGCCAACCTGAGTGCTCAGGACATCGAAGATCTGGCGGCCTACTACGCTCAGCAAAGCGGGCTGTATACGCCCAAGTACGAGCAACAGTGAGCCTGACGCGGCGTCGGCCCATGGTGTCCGGCGTCCGCTTCGCCGGCGTAGCGATGCTGCTGGGCGCGGCATCGCCCCTGACGGCGGCACCGCTGGACTACAACTACCTGCAGGCCTCGTGGCTGCGGGTCAGCCCTGATCTGGCACACGCTGAGGACGCGGACGGCTACGAAGCCCGCCTGTCGGCGCCTTTGGAGCCCGGCAGTTTCCTGCGGGTCAGCTACAGCCGTTACAAGAACGACGCCAGCAACGCCGAAGTGTCTGCGTTGTCTGGCGGCATCGGTATGTTTTCCAGAATCGCCGAGCATGCCGACATTTACGGTTTGGTCAGCTACGAAACCCTGGATCGTAAGGTCGTCGACAAAGATTCTGGCTACGCCATTGAACTGGGTCTGAGATGGGCGACCAGTTCACGCCTGGAACTCGATGCTGGCGCCCGCTATCTAAATCTGGACGACAGCCCGGACGAGGTGATCTGGTTCGGCGGGCTGGCCGTTCAGCTTTCGCCAGCCATCGCCCTGACCGCGCAATACAGTCAGGGCGACGACGACCGGCGTTACACCGCCGGCCTGCGCTTTTTCAGTACCGAGTAAAGGTCTGGCTCAGAGATACACGCTGAGCTGGGCGTAGGCACCATTGAAGCGCGCATCCAGGGTGAACCCGTTGTCGCTGATGTCGTAACGTTTTTCCTGCCACCCCAGACGCAGCCCAAGGGCTTCGCCACGGAACTCGATGTGGGCGGCAAATTCCAGCACTTCGTCGTCCTGGTAGGTGATATAGGACGCCTCACCACCGACCGAGAACAGCTCGGTCAATGGGTTGTTGTAGGCCAGCGACAACATCGGAAACACCTCGCTCACGGTTTCACGTTCGGTGCTGGGCTCATCGTCGCCACCGCCACCCAGCAAACCACCGAGCAGACCACCATCACCACCGCTATCCATGTTGGTAACCCGGATATCGGCATCAATCACCTTGACGGTGACGCCCAGGCCAAAATCGGTCTGCTCGCCCGGATGCCACAACAGACGCAAGCCCATATCGGTGAGATCCGCATCGGTCAGCAGGTCGGCCGAAACCGGATAAACCGAGCCGCCGAACTGCGTTTCCGAGGTGACCTGCCCCTGGGCCGAGTAGTCCACCGGAGTATAGTTCAGGCGCAACCAGCCACCTTCATCAACAAGGAACCCGTGGCTGGCGCTGCTGTTCAGCTGCAATTCTTCGCGCAGCGACACTTCACGGCCTTGATCACTGACCGTGCCGCTGACACTGGCGTACCAAGGGGAGTAGCCAAACTCGGTTTCAGCCGCAGCGCTCAAGGGCACGATGGCGGCCAGACCCAGGCTCAGGGGGGCGATCAGGGAAACTTTTTTCATGGAACTCAATCTCACTCACTTTCGAATGTCAGGTGCTGAAGCTTGAGCGTTCTGTCCAGCATGCCTTGATAATGCTCAGACATGCCCCCAATCTGGGCAGATCACCGCGCTTCCAGCGGAAAACTTGATTACCGATTATCCATCGTAAGACTTTTGGTTACCACATGAATAAGGCTTTAGCGTTCAGTCAGGCCGTCCTTGCGGCCGTGGCGATCGGCTTGAGCCCGGGCGCTGCCGCGCACCACCCCGGCTCGCACGACAGCCTCGCGCCGATGCTTGAGCAGGTCACCCCGGGGGTGGTGAACATCGCCACGCGCTCGCGCATCGACACCAGCAACAACCCGCTGATGGCAGATCCGTTCTTCCGTCACTTCTTCAATTTGCCGCGCCCGCGCCAGCGCGAATCGCAAAGCCTGGGCTCCGGTGTGATTGTCGATGCCAAGCGCGGCTACATCCTGACCAACCATCATGTGATCGACAACGCCAGCCAGATCACAGTCACCCTGACCGACGGGCGCGAGCTCGAAGCCTCACTGGTCGGCAGCGATCCGGAAACCGATATCGCGGTGATCAAGGTCGACAGCGAGAACCTGACTGAAGTGCGCTTCGGCAAATCCGATGAGTTGCGCGTTGGCGACTATGTGGTCGCCATCGGCAATCCCTTCGGACTCGGCCAGACCGTAACCTCCGGCATCATATCGGCACTGGGGCGCAGCGGTCTGGGCATTGAAGGCTATGAAGATTTCATCCAGACCGACGCCTCGATCAACCCGGGCAACTCAGGCGGCGCGCTGGTCAACGTCGACGGCGAACTGATCGGCGTCAACACCGCCATCGTGGCCCCGGGCGGTGGCAACGTCGGCATCGGCTTTGCCATTCCGGCGCGCATGGCCAAGGCGCTGATGGAGCAGATCATCGAATTCGGTGCGGTGCAGCGCGGCCGGCTCGGGGTCAGCGCACAGAACCTCAACGAAGAACTGGCCCG
Proteins encoded in this window:
- a CDS encoding Ppx/GppA phosphatase family protein gives rise to the protein MKQPAGTSAEPTIVAAVDLGSNSFHMLVARAGESGLQVIDRLREPVRLAEGLTADKTLSADAEARALDCLERFGQRLKDIPAHRVRIVGTNTLRRLRRARHFIAQAEACLGHRVEVIAGVEEARLIYGGVTHGLPANGSRRLVVDIGGGSTELIIGADDGPMLMRSVHMGCVSWTQQFFATGDLSRKSLRRARLQASAALKYLVRDYREAGWDVALGASGSIRSIWRVGAAMGLGEHHVTRGSIEAIEQAVSDCGSIAALDLPGLREDRKPVFAGSLSVLAGVFDSLEIDSMEVSDRALREGVIYDLLGRLSDQDVRDRSTTALAGRFKLDVAQAQRVEQFAAALFDQVAPSWGLDDDEYRHFLCWAAQLHEVGMAISYAGYHKHSAYVLAQVDLHGFSRTDQQILAAIVRGHRGKWSDDGFKSLPKGWRKAAQRLAVLLRVAVILNRGRNLTEPPAVEARAGKSALKLRWPTGWLEQHALTRTDLEQDAQRLRACKFTLEFT
- a CDS encoding c-type cytochrome → MKSWAYAGGLGLLLSALSAQAAGDVEAGKVKADTCMGCHGIVGYTNAYPTYRVPRLGGQHAAYLEAALKAYRSGDRKHPTMHAQAATMSDQDIADLAAWLSQAGNAEEK
- a CDS encoding c-type cytochrome; its protein translation is MRKLIAIAALGLSTSFAHAAGDPVAGEKKAAPCAACHGANGMSPSPAFPNIAGQHASYLIVALEQYQSGDRNNPIMAGQAANLSAQDIEDLAAYYAQQSGLYTPKYEQQ
- a CDS encoding DegQ family serine endoprotease, translating into MNKALAFSQAVLAAVAIGLSPGAAAHHPGSHDSLAPMLEQVTPGVVNIATRSRIDTSNNPLMADPFFRHFFNLPRPRQRESQSLGSGVIVDAKRGYILTNHHVIDNASQITVTLTDGRELEASLVGSDPETDIAVIKVDSENLTEVRFGKSDELRVGDYVVAIGNPFGLGQTVTSGIISALGRSGLGIEGYEDFIQTDASINPGNSGGALVNVDGELIGVNTAIVAPGGGNVGIGFAIPARMAKALMEQIIEFGAVQRGRLGVSAQNLNEELARALKAEGVSGAVITQVESGSTADKAGLRSGDVVTAVNGREIRSADDLRNSIGLIRAGEDIRVDALRDGKPFSFKARISSQDNVAAETLSSLLGGATLAEIDAGHPLAGSGIYIKRVEPGSPAARAGLRPGDIISSVNRREIRSIDDFQKATTSARGELLLNIRRGNRAFFLMLR